In one Desulfobaculum bizertense DSM 18034 genomic region, the following are encoded:
- a CDS encoding non-ribosomal peptide synthetase/type I polyketide synthase → MLDKERFEDEYPQEELSAESQRIQITEWLFHTVARHSQRAENEIHESRPFAEYGIDSMKLLQIITGLNTAFDLSLPSTFGFDHPTISSLTEAIIQPQKAPQPISCSTQPHTENASQQSTSSQNPASDDAIAIVGMWCKFPGACEGPENFWNLLTEGKDAITPVPHSRFDANKFYAEGTPQPGKMNTNQGGFLQDVDCFDADFFGISPREALSTDPQQRILLEVAWNALEQAGINPNGIKHSRTGVFIGASGSDYGRMLFSVPEQLNLYSGTGASSSILANRISYFLGAQGPSMTIDTACSSSLVAVHTASSSLKNGESDLALAGGINLILSPEMTIIFSQANLMAPDGRCKVFDKSANGYVRSEGCGVLVLKRLADAKRDKNRIWGVILSSAINQDGQSNGLTVPNGDAQQRVISDAISRAGIQPAEVSYLEAHGTGTKIGDPIEISSAGAVLGKERTAPLLLGSVKSNIGHLEQAAGMAGIIKVLLSMKYKKVPGNLHFSEPNPLIDLDAIPATVPTQLTPWEAPESHPRIAGVSGFSFGGTNAHILLSEAPEKATVPRSSREDTVLCLAARTKEDLRKLADRYAHALAKRTDPLDEICKETNGSRAHFPHRASITAQTTAEMRAHLSELASSTSHPAIAVSKTQSHSKTALLFTGQGAQYFGMGRELYNTFPTYRTTLQECDKILEPYLHASLLDILFHDAEKADQLNETAITQPALFSLEYALAVQLKEWGIVPDLLMGHSVGEYAAACFAGVFTLEDALRLVAARGRLIQSLPRGGAMAAVFADRQTILPFLASENSVEFATENSPHNTVLSGPENALSRVLETLNAKDINSVKLHVSHAFHSSLMEPILDKFEAIASMVSYSAPQIPIISNVTGDVASASALMSPEYWKNHIRSEVLFMQGMQRLQSKGITTFIEVGPHPVLTGLGRTCIEPQENHIWIAPLRRNEKGLGATAQALGYAYLAGHTIAWDTYYSDVPTLEEPLPVYPFNKKRYWFNVTPNQSAEFSIITPNTETSQSPSLTASATRSLGEQLTTAPSTEEKMTILSTHIAEIASRILLIPAEDIRESERPLIRMGLDSLTAVQLKSRIDADLKLAVPLTAFLAERRLTALAEYLLDSFEGNKDAAPETHFPAITPDEEHQFDPFPLTDVQYAYWAGRQKDMELGGVSCQVYAEVDVCDLDLPRLEQAINALVDRHDMLRAVFAEDGTQRVLESPGKFTLHMRDMQKLSDSEREKQLLALRDKLSHKVSDPQIWPLFDVQASVLPANQTRVHLTFDMLIGDGMSFMILVDELEALYLDPQVTLHDVGIHFRDYVLAESALKKQDSYLADLDYWTKRLESLPPAPDLPLAQSPSSISCPSFSRLRGGLDSKSWAAFQEQASAHGLTPSAALLAAFSEVLAAWSSSNHFSLNLTLFNRLPLHEKIEHIVGDFTTLSLLEAKMDSTPFAEGASTLQTQLWEDMEHRQVSAVTVLREMRKRHTEDAPKTMPVVFTSLLPLSNVRKGSAFLPSRVDAHVAHCISQTPQVWLDHQVFEENSELHFNWDYVESLFPAGMLEEMRDAYVSLLEMLAHSKDAWAEPVGNLAPQQHLETIHALNSKEKDIPSLTLDGLFEQSVHKHPNKIALKSGQRQFTYHELDQHVSRVANSLTSSGIKSGLRVAILMHKGWEQICAALAILKTGAAYLPVEADQPQDRILTILEDGQVEMVLTQAEFAAQSWPQGVTALTLNANEPQDPEAKGVSQSSPSDLAYIIFTSGSTGKPKGVMQDHRSVVNTVLDINTRMGITAEDVILGVSNLNFDLSVYDIFGAFAAGATLVLPEPELRREPAHWIQLMRQHAVSIWNSAPALMQMLVDYLDGSETLPPESLRHVLLSGDWIPVALPVHIREKFKKTDVTSLGGATEAAIWSICYPTENVTADAIKIPYGAPLTNQKLMVLDERFRVCPPWKTGHLYIGGAGLSLGYWNDSARTAERFVTNPTTGERLYHTGDLGRYLPDGNIEFIGRADFQLKIRGHRIEPGEIEQSLKQHPDVLDAVVQATGEPGQSRRLVAYVRQLKEIPQIEQYLRGKLPAYMVPSEFIFMDKFPLTPSGKVNRKALPKPVHTASKSASAAPLSSEEAKLLTIWRRVLGIKDLLPTDDFFEAGGDSLLATRLVAAVRKELRVELSLNAIFTAPSVRELHAVLKNASVQSTNTGHFPQLIPDASATHEPFPLTDIQHAYWLGRNTAFELGNVSAHFYYEIENTGLDIARLETAWQKIIERHPMLRAVINKDGTQRILEHVPSYSFVKNDLQNENRETISRCLLETREEMSHQTLSSELWPLFDIRVSLLPEQRVRVHIDIDNVIADAWSLFTFLKEWADFYHTPEHTLSPIPLTFRDYILAEQELKSSPAYEEDKAYWQKRLSSLPAAPELPLACAPSQIAKPRFSRLSNTLDVETWGKLKHKASQAGITPSSLLISAYSEVLARWSSAPRFTVNVTLFNRLPLHPEIDAVVGDFTSLNLLEIDRSGGQSFLENAKKDQSQLWDDIDHKLYGGVEVMRDLAHQNGTGTEALMPVVFTSALMGSVGHDAAVLTKFGEMTYSIFQTPQVWLDHQVYELDGALVSNWDFIEPLFPENVPQDMFSAYTRLLQTLADDETSLENATVTLPPSQLTRLRQLNATHEAQPQKSLTEHVAETARKSPKACAVRCGNDAFTYAELMDRAKSVAASLTQAGAQKEKPIAILLERGPEQIFAVLGCLFAGAAYLPLVPPVPAQRLAAILKDSGVQHILTSASVSQGISWPDTVSVHHIEDALQTEKLQEIRHASPDSLAYIIYTSGSTGTPKGVAISHWGAVNTITDINSRFNVTAEDAVFAVSSLGFDLSVYDIFGPLFAGGTIVIPQSDINDPALWIEEMHKHHVSIWNSAPALMQMIITYLNGSSKRLPSSLRLALLSGDWIPKDLPANMKEYAEHVQVISLGGATEASIWSVLHPISEHYQNWKSIPYGRPMRNQQMYVLNTHGDHCPEWVAGDLYIAGEGLAIGYWNSPQKTAESFIQHPQTGERLYRTGDLARYRPEGELEFMGRTDHQVKIRGHRIELGEIESALEGSSAVREALVILWKDSEGKSSLAAYVLPTHAEKLNETELREELTDRLPSYMIPSSIMELQSFPITANGKVDRKQLPEPAIHAKTPTPSQIPSESSPLLNAIMHAMKGALNAEHVDPGANFFEQGLTSFHLVQIQSQLRESLGKEIPIADFFLYPSAQLLAESLTAENQDNVPNSGLSVGARRRAKTRSRRRR, encoded by the coding sequence ATGCTTGATAAGGAAAGATTTGAAGATGAATATCCGCAAGAAGAACTCTCTGCGGAATCTCAAAGGATACAAATAACGGAGTGGCTTTTTCACACAGTAGCCCGGCATTCTCAACGCGCGGAAAATGAAATTCATGAGTCCCGACCCTTTGCAGAATATGGCATTGACTCCATGAAACTTCTTCAGATCATCACAGGGCTGAATACAGCTTTTGACCTCTCATTACCTTCGACCTTTGGCTTTGATCACCCAACGATCTCCAGCCTCACAGAGGCAATCATTCAGCCTCAAAAGGCTCCGCAGCCCATCAGTTGCAGCACTCAGCCGCATACAGAAAACGCATCACAGCAAAGCACCTCCTCTCAGAATCCGGCCTCAGATGATGCAATTGCTATCGTTGGAATGTGGTGCAAATTCCCAGGGGCTTGTGAAGGCCCAGAAAACTTCTGGAACCTCCTCACGGAAGGAAAAGACGCGATTACACCTGTTCCGCACAGCCGCTTTGATGCCAACAAATTTTATGCAGAAGGCACGCCGCAACCCGGGAAAATGAATACCAATCAAGGCGGCTTTTTGCAGGATGTTGATTGCTTTGATGCTGATTTCTTTGGCATATCGCCTCGCGAAGCACTTTCCACGGACCCACAGCAGCGTATTCTTTTGGAAGTCGCATGGAACGCCCTGGAGCAGGCAGGCATCAACCCCAACGGCATAAAGCACTCCAGAACGGGTGTCTTTATTGGTGCCAGTGGAAGTGACTACGGCCGCATGCTCTTTTCCGTTCCAGAACAGCTCAACCTGTATAGTGGAACAGGCGCATCCTCTTCCATTCTTGCCAACCGGATTTCCTACTTCCTTGGGGCACAAGGGCCAAGCATGACCATTGATACGGCGTGCTCTTCTTCCCTTGTTGCAGTCCATACCGCAAGTTCAAGCCTCAAGAATGGCGAATCAGACCTTGCCCTCGCTGGCGGCATCAACCTGATTCTGTCTCCTGAAATGACCATCATTTTTTCACAGGCAAACCTCATGGCTCCTGACGGACGCTGCAAAGTCTTCGACAAATCAGCCAATGGCTATGTCCGTTCAGAAGGATGCGGCGTTCTGGTTCTCAAACGCCTTGCAGATGCAAAACGGGACAAGAACCGTATCTGGGGTGTCATTCTTTCGTCAGCAATCAATCAGGATGGCCAAAGCAACGGCTTGACAGTTCCTAACGGTGATGCCCAGCAACGCGTCATCTCGGACGCTATTTCACGGGCAGGAATTCAGCCCGCAGAAGTCTCCTATCTTGAGGCTCATGGCACTGGCACAAAAATCGGCGATCCCATTGAAATCTCCTCCGCAGGGGCGGTTCTAGGAAAAGAACGAACAGCCCCCCTGCTTCTTGGCTCTGTCAAAAGCAACATCGGTCATCTTGAGCAGGCCGCAGGCATGGCAGGAATCATCAAAGTCCTCCTTTCCATGAAATATAAAAAGGTTCCCGGCAACCTCCATTTCTCCGAACCCAATCCGCTTATTGATCTCGACGCTATCCCGGCAACGGTTCCAACGCAGCTCACTCCGTGGGAAGCGCCTGAATCCCACCCAAGAATTGCCGGTGTCAGTGGTTTTAGCTTTGGAGGAACAAACGCCCACATTCTTCTTTCTGAGGCCCCAGAAAAGGCAACAGTCCCTCGCTCCAGCCGAGAAGACACGGTGCTCTGCCTTGCAGCCAGAACGAAAGAAGACCTCCGGAAGCTTGCTGATCGCTATGCACATGCCCTTGCAAAACGAACTGACCCTCTCGACGAAATTTGCAAAGAGACCAACGGCTCGCGAGCACACTTCCCTCACAGGGCCAGCATAACAGCTCAAACAACAGCAGAAATGCGCGCCCACCTGAGCGAGCTGGCGTCCAGCACCTCGCACCCGGCTATCGCGGTCAGCAAAACTCAAAGCCATTCAAAAACCGCACTGCTGTTTACCGGACAGGGTGCCCAATACTTTGGTATGGGACGCGAGCTTTACAACACGTTCCCCACGTACCGCACAACACTCCAGGAATGCGACAAAATCCTTGAGCCGTATCTCCATGCATCCCTGCTCGACATTCTTTTCCACGACGCCGAAAAAGCCGACCAGCTCAATGAAACAGCAATAACCCAGCCTGCACTTTTTTCACTGGAATACGCACTTGCTGTTCAACTCAAAGAATGGGGAATTGTTCCAGACCTCCTCATGGGTCACAGTGTCGGTGAATATGCAGCAGCATGCTTTGCAGGGGTCTTCACCCTCGAAGATGCCCTTCGGCTTGTCGCAGCCAGAGGCCGCCTTATTCAGTCCCTTCCCAGAGGCGGTGCAATGGCCGCTGTCTTTGCAGACCGCCAGACCATTCTTCCATTTTTAGCTTCGGAAAATTCCGTTGAATTTGCCACCGAAAACAGTCCGCACAACACCGTCCTGAGTGGTCCGGAAAACGCTCTGTCTCGCGTCTTGGAGACGCTCAACGCCAAAGACATCAACAGCGTCAAGCTCCATGTTTCTCACGCGTTCCACTCCTCCCTTATGGAACCTATTCTGGACAAATTTGAAGCGATTGCCTCAATGGTTTCATACTCTGCGCCCCAAATCCCCATCATTTCCAATGTTACGGGCGATGTCGCTTCTGCTTCGGCTCTCATGTCTCCTGAATACTGGAAAAACCATATCAGGAGTGAAGTTCTGTTCATGCAGGGAATGCAACGCCTCCAGAGCAAGGGCATCACGACCTTCATCGAAGTAGGTCCTCATCCCGTGCTCACGGGGCTTGGCCGAACCTGCATTGAGCCTCAAGAAAATCACATCTGGATAGCCCCCTTGCGCCGCAACGAAAAAGGGCTTGGCGCAACAGCTCAGGCTCTTGGCTACGCATATCTTGCAGGCCACACTATCGCATGGGACACATACTACAGCGATGTCCCTACCCTTGAAGAACCTCTTCCGGTCTATCCTTTCAACAAAAAGCGGTACTGGTTTAACGTCACTCCAAACCAGTCCGCAGAATTCAGCATTATCACGCCAAACACCGAAACGAGTCAGTCTCCCTCTCTCACTGCGTCAGCAACTCGTTCTCTTGGTGAGCAGCTCACGACGGCGCCCAGCACAGAAGAAAAGATGACTATTCTGAGCACACATATTGCGGAAATCGCCTCGCGTATTCTTTTAATCCCAGCAGAGGACATCAGAGAATCAGAGCGCCCGCTCATCCGAATGGGGCTTGATTCCCTCACCGCAGTTCAGCTGAAATCCAGAATTGATGCAGATCTCAAGCTCGCGGTTCCCCTAACGGCCTTTTTGGCTGAACGACGCCTCACAGCATTGGCGGAATACCTTCTGGACAGCTTCGAGGGCAACAAAGACGCAGCTCCTGAAACACATTTCCCAGCAATTACGCCTGACGAAGAGCATCAGTTTGATCCGTTCCCTCTGACAGATGTCCAATACGCGTACTGGGCAGGACGCCAGAAAGACATGGAGCTGGGCGGTGTTTCGTGTCAGGTCTACGCCGAAGTTGACGTCTGCGACCTCGACCTTCCCCGGCTCGAACAGGCAATTAACGCGCTTGTAGATCGGCATGACATGCTTCGGGCTGTTTTTGCCGAAGATGGAACCCAAAGAGTTTTGGAATCTCCCGGAAAGTTCACGCTACACATGCGAGACATGCAGAAGCTTTCTGACTCTGAGAGGGAAAAGCAGCTGCTTGCGCTTCGTGACAAGCTGTCCCACAAGGTCAGTGATCCTCAAATCTGGCCGCTCTTTGACGTTCAGGCCTCTGTACTCCCGGCGAATCAAACCCGAGTGCACCTGACGTTCGACATGCTGATTGGTGACGGGATGAGCTTCATGATTCTTGTTGATGAACTTGAAGCGCTCTATCTTGACCCGCAGGTTACGCTTCACGATGTCGGCATTCATTTCCGCGACTATGTGCTTGCAGAAAGTGCTCTCAAAAAACAGGACAGCTATCTCGCGGATCTCGACTACTGGACCAAGCGACTTGAGAGCCTGCCTCCGGCACCAGATCTTCCGCTAGCGCAGTCACCTTCTTCAATTTCCTGCCCCTCATTCTCCCGCCTGCGAGGCGGACTTGATTCAAAAAGCTGGGCAGCGTTTCAGGAACAGGCATCAGCACATGGCCTGACGCCTTCCGCGGCTCTTCTCGCAGCGTTTAGTGAAGTCCTCGCGGCATGGAGTTCTTCTAACCACTTCTCTCTCAACCTGACACTGTTCAACCGTCTCCCTCTCCATGAAAAAATTGAACACATCGTTGGAGACTTTACGACCCTGTCACTCCTTGAAGCCAAGATGGACTCCACACCTTTTGCAGAAGGAGCAAGCACACTCCAGACTCAACTCTGGGAAGACATGGAACATCGCCAGGTCTCAGCTGTCACTGTTCTGCGTGAAATGCGCAAAAGGCACACGGAAGACGCCCCCAAGACCATGCCAGTTGTCTTTACCAGCCTGCTCCCACTGAGCAACGTCCGCAAAGGTTCCGCATTCCTGCCATCCAGAGTTGACGCCCACGTTGCACATTGCATCTCCCAGACGCCTCAGGTCTGGCTCGATCACCAAGTCTTTGAAGAAAACAGCGAGCTTCACTTTAACTGGGATTATGTCGAATCACTTTTCCCAGCTGGCATGCTGGAAGAAATGCGGGACGCCTATGTTTCCCTGCTTGAAATGTTGGCCCACTCCAAAGACGCATGGGCAGAGCCTGTCGGCAATCTTGCGCCACAGCAGCACCTTGAGACTATTCACGCACTGAATTCAAAGGAAAAGGATATCCCTTCCCTGACTCTTGACGGTCTCTTTGAGCAGTCCGTGCACAAGCACCCCAACAAAATTGCTCTCAAAAGCGGTCAGAGGCAATTCACATATCACGAGCTTGACCAGCATGTTTCCAGAGTCGCAAACAGCTTGACCAGCAGCGGCATCAAATCAGGACTGCGCGTTGCCATCCTTATGCATAAAGGCTGGGAGCAGATATGCGCAGCACTGGCGATCCTCAAAACAGGCGCAGCCTATCTTCCAGTAGAAGCCGATCAGCCACAGGACCGTATCCTGACAATTCTTGAAGACGGACAGGTTGAAATGGTTTTGACGCAGGCAGAGTTTGCAGCCCAGAGCTGGCCTCAGGGCGTCACAGCTCTGACCCTGAATGCAAATGAGCCTCAAGATCCTGAGGCAAAAGGCGTTTCTCAAAGCTCACCAAGTGATCTGGCGTACATCATTTTCACGTCCGGTTCGACTGGAAAGCCCAAAGGGGTCATGCAGGACCATCGAAGTGTCGTTAACACCGTACTCGACATAAACACCCGGATGGGAATCACCGCAGAGGATGTCATCCTTGGGGTCTCCAATCTAAACTTTGACCTGTCTGTGTACGATATCTTTGGAGCCTTTGCTGCCGGGGCAACGCTTGTTCTTCCTGAGCCAGAACTTCGGCGAGAGCCAGCCCACTGGATCCAGCTCATGCGGCAGCATGCTGTCTCTATCTGGAACTCTGCTCCTGCGCTCATGCAAATGCTCGTGGACTACCTTGATGGAAGCGAAACCCTGCCGCCCGAGAGCCTGAGACACGTCTTACTCAGTGGCGACTGGATTCCGGTTGCTCTGCCTGTCCACATTCGGGAAAAATTCAAAAAAACCGATGTCACCAGTCTTGGTGGAGCAACAGAAGCCGCAATATGGTCTATCTGCTACCCGACAGAAAACGTCACAGCTGATGCCATAAAAATCCCATACGGTGCCCCACTCACCAACCAAAAGCTCATGGTTTTGGATGAGCGGTTCCGTGTGTGCCCACCGTGGAAAACAGGCCATCTCTACATCGGGGGCGCAGGCCTTTCTTTGGGCTACTGGAATGACTCCGCACGGACTGCCGAGCGCTTTGTCACCAACCCAACCACAGGGGAACGCCTGTATCACACGGGTGATCTGGGCCGCTACCTGCCTGACGGAAACATCGAGTTCATAGGACGAGCTGACTTTCAGCTTAAAATCCGCGGACATCGCATCGAACCTGGAGAAATTGAGCAAAGCCTCAAACAGCATCCTGACGTGCTTGATGCTGTCGTTCAGGCAACAGGAGAACCCGGCCAAAGCCGACGCCTTGTTGCATACGTTCGCCAGCTCAAAGAGATTCCTCAGATCGAACAGTACCTGCGGGGAAAACTCCCTGCGTACATGGTCCCTTCTGAGTTTATCTTTATGGATAAATTCCCGTTGACCCCCAGCGGAAAAGTAAACCGGAAAGCGCTCCCAAAGCCTGTGCATACCGCGTCAAAATCCGCGAGCGCGGCACCTCTCTCGTCAGAAGAGGCCAAACTTCTTACAATCTGGCGCAGAGTACTTGGCATTAAGGACCTACTTCCAACTGACGACTTTTTTGAAGCGGGAGGAGACTCCCTGCTCGCGACCCGCCTTGTTGCAGCAGTACGCAAGGAGCTTCGAGTTGAGCTTTCACTTAACGCTATCTTTACAGCGCCGAGTGTTCGGGAACTCCATGCCGTCCTCAAAAACGCCTCAGTGCAATCGACAAACACAGGGCACTTCCCACAGCTTATTCCTGATGCGTCGGCCACCCATGAACCATTCCCGCTGACAGATATCCAGCATGCCTACTGGCTGGGGCGCAACACGGCGTTTGAGCTTGGAAATGTATCAGCTCATTTCTATTATGAAATTGAAAACACAGGACTGGACATCGCCCGGCTTGAGACGGCATGGCAAAAAATCATCGAACGTCATCCCATGTTGCGGGCTGTTATAAACAAGGACGGGACACAGCGCATTCTTGAGCACGTCCCCTCATATTCCTTTGTGAAAAACGACCTGCAAAATGAAAATCGGGAGACCATCTCGCGATGCCTTCTTGAAACGCGGGAAGAAATGTCTCACCAGACCCTTTCTTCTGAGCTCTGGCCGCTCTTTGACATTCGGGTTTCCCTGCTCCCAGAGCAGCGAGTCAGAGTGCACATCGACATCGACAATGTCATTGCCGACGCATGGAGTCTCTTTACCTTCCTCAAGGAATGGGCAGACTTCTATCACACTCCAGAGCACACGCTTTCTCCTATTCCGCTCACATTCAGGGACTACATCCTTGCCGAACAGGAACTGAAAAGCTCTCCGGCATATGAAGAGGACAAAGCATACTGGCAGAAGAGACTTTCGAGCCTCCCTGCTGCGCCAGAACTTCCCCTTGCCTGCGCCCCGTCACAAATCGCTAAGCCGCGCTTTTCGAGACTCAGCAACACGCTTGATGTCGAGACATGGGGCAAGCTCAAGCACAAAGCATCACAGGCCGGAATCACCCCGTCATCCCTGCTGATTTCTGCCTATTCAGAAGTCTTGGCCCGCTGGAGTTCAGCTCCCCGCTTCACGGTTAACGTGACCCTGTTCAACAGGCTTCCACTTCATCCAGAAATCGATGCCGTTGTTGGTGACTTCACCTCGCTCAACTTGCTCGAAATAGACAGATCAGGGGGACAATCCTTCCTCGAAAACGCAAAGAAAGACCAGTCCCAGTTATGGGATGACATCGATCATAAACTGTATGGTGGGGTTGAGGTCATGCGAGACCTTGCGCACCAGAACGGGACAGGCACAGAAGCCCTCATGCCAGTTGTCTTTACAAGCGCGCTTATGGGCAGTGTCGGTCACGATGCCGCAGTCCTGACGAAGTTTGGAGAAATGACCTACAGCATATTCCAGACACCACAGGTCTGGCTGGACCATCAGGTGTATGAGCTTGATGGAGCACTGGTCTCGAACTGGGACTTCATTGAGCCTCTGTTCCCCGAAAATGTTCCTCAGGATATGTTCTCGGCGTACACAAGACTTTTGCAAACACTTGCGGACGACGAGACATCTCTTGAAAACGCGACTGTGACTCTTCCACCAAGCCAGCTCACACGTCTTCGGCAGCTTAACGCAACACACGAAGCGCAGCCCCAAAAGAGCTTAACCGAGCATGTCGCTGAAACGGCTCGCAAAAGCCCCAAGGCATGCGCTGTGCGGTGCGGAAACGACGCGTTCACCTATGCAGAACTCATGGATCGGGCAAAATCTGTTGCAGCTTCCCTGACGCAGGCTGGCGCTCAGAAAGAAAAGCCCATTGCGATTCTTTTGGAGCGTGGCCCAGAACAGATATTCGCTGTTTTGGGATGCCTGTTTGCAGGTGCGGCCTACCTTCCCCTCGTCCCTCCTGTTCCAGCTCAAAGGCTCGCGGCTATCCTCAAGGATTCTGGAGTCCAACATATTCTGACGAGTGCGTCAGTTTCGCAGGGCATCTCATGGCCCGACACTGTCAGCGTGCATCACATCGAAGACGCTCTTCAAACAGAAAAGCTCCAAGAAATCAGGCACGCCTCCCCAGACAGCCTTGCGTATATCATCTACACGTCAGGCTCTACAGGAACGCCAAAGGGCGTGGCTATCAGCCACTGGGGCGCAGTCAACACCATTACGGACATCAATTCCCGATTCAATGTCACAGCAGAGGACGCAGTTTTTGCCGTCTCAAGTCTGGGCTTTGACCTTTCGGTCTACGACATTTTTGGTCCCCTCTTCGCCGGAGGAACCATTGTCATCCCGCAGTCAGACATCAATGACCCTGCGCTGTGGATTGAAGAAATGCATAAGCATCATGTCAGTATCTGGAATAGTGCCCCGGCCCTCATGCAAATGATTATCACGTATCTGAATGGCAGCTCGAAGCGTCTTCCCTCTTCCCTTCGCCTCGCTTTGCTCAGTGGCGACTGGATTCCAAAAGATCTTCCAGCCAACATGAAAGAATATGCCGAACACGTTCAGGTCATCAGCCTTGGCGGTGCCACAGAAGCATCTATCTGGTCTGTGCTGCATCCCATTTCTGAGCATTATCAGAACTGGAAGAGCATTCCATATGGACGCCCCATGCGAAACCAGCAGATGTATGTTCTCAATACTCACGGAGATCATTGCCCGGAATGGGTAGCTGGAGACTTGTACATAGCAGGAGAAGGCCTTGCCATTGGGTACTGGAACAGCCCTCAAAAAACAGCCGAGAGCTTTATTCAGCATCCTCAGACTGGTGAGCGTCTGTACCGTACAGGAGACCTCGCACGATATCGCCCGGAAGGTGAGCTTGAATTTATGGGACGGACAGACCATCAGGTCAAAATCCGAGGCCATAGAATCGAACTTGGCGAAATTGAATCCGCACTGGAGGGTTCCTCTGCAGTCAGAGAGGCTCTTGTCATCCTTTGGAAAGACTCAGAAGGAAAAAGCTCTCTTGCGGCGTATGTCCTGCCTACTCATGCCGAAAAGCTCAATGAAACCGAGCTGCGGGAAGAACTTACAGACAGGCTTCCAAGCTACATGATTCCTTCAAGCATCATGGAACTTCAAAGCTTCCCCATAACAGCCAATGGCAAAGTTGACCGAAAGCAGCTCCCAGAGCCAGCCATTCATGCAAAGACACCTACACCGTCTCAGATTCCATCGGAGTCATCGCCTCTGCTCAATGCAATCATGCACGCCATGAAAGGCGCTCTCAACGCGGAGCATGTTGACCCCGGCGCCAACTTTTTCGAACAGGGACTGACATCCTTCCATCTGGTGCAGATCCAGTCACAGCTTCGGGAAAGTCTTGGGAAAGAAATCCCTATTGCAGATTTCTTCCTGTATCCCTCGGCACAGCTCCTTGCAGAATCTCTGACAGCAGAAAATCAGGATAACGTACCGAACTCTGGACTCTCTGTTGGAGCACGTCGCCGGGCAAAAACTCGATCCCGCCGTCGCCGCTAA
- a CDS encoding AAA family ATPase, whose product MKIAITGKGGVGKTTLAGLLARLLADCGETVLAIDADPDANFGSAIGISPEQLASTMPISKMKELATQRTGAEGDGMFSLTPHVADIPDTYSIEHKGIKLLLLGTVEQGGGGCICPEHALVRTLMKHILFKKGESVIMDMEAGIEHLGRGTADSVDALITVVEPGSRSLQTARMIRELAADIGLKKTFVVASKVRNQEEKDYLRANLPDGELLGIMPLSEDVRQADMQNIAPYDLQGDIVESARDILKKLREKLD is encoded by the coding sequence ATGAAAATAGCTATCACAGGAAAAGGCGGCGTGGGGAAAACAACTCTTGCTGGACTCCTTGCGCGCCTGCTGGCTGATTGTGGGGAGACCGTTCTCGCCATTGATGCCGATCCGGACGCTAATTTCGGTTCCGCCATTGGCATATCTCCTGAGCAGCTTGCCTCGACCATGCCCATTTCCAAAATGAAAGAACTCGCGACGCAACGAACCGGAGCAGAAGGGGACGGCATGTTTTCTCTCACTCCACATGTTGCAGATATTCCAGACACATACTCCATCGAGCATAAAGGCATTAAACTGCTCCTCCTTGGCACTGTAGAACAAGGTGGTGGAGGGTGCATCTGCCCAGAACATGCCCTTGTCAGGACGCTCATGAAGCACATTCTCTTCAAGAAAGGCGAAAGCGTCATCATGGATATGGAGGCGGGTATCGAACATCTTGGCAGAGGAACAGCAGATTCTGTAGATGCTCTTATTACAGTTGTCGAACCTGGTTCCCGAAGCCTACAGACAGCACGCATGATTCGAGAACTCGCAGCTGACATCGGTCTCAAAAAAACGTTTGTCGTTGCAAGTAAAGTCCGGAACCAAGAAGAAAAAGACTATCTTCGTGCCAATCTCCCTGATGGAGAACTGCTTGGCATCATGCCCCTGAGTGAAGATGTCCGTCAGGCCGATATGCAAAACATCGCCCCCTACGACTTACAGGGCGATATTGTAGAATCAGCACGCGATATCCTCAAAAAACTCAGGGAAAAATTAGACTAA